TAAATTTCCTTCGATTCCTGTTAGTATTGCCCAATTTTTCATTGTTTATATTTCCGAAGATTAGGTTCGTAGTAACGACTTCAGTCCTCTTCTAGGTTCGTAGTAAGGACTTCAGTCCTCTATCTGTGAATTTTAGTCAATTAGGACTAAAGTCCTTACTACAAACAATTGCAAGGAGCGGTTTCAACCACCGATTTATATCGTTTCCGGTTGCATTGAACTGTCAACTGTCAACTGTCAACTGTCAACTGTTTAACTACCTCTCACAAACATGAGTAGGATCATCAGCTCTTTCGGCATATTCCAAACCTCTAGCCAAACGCCATGCAAAAATCGGTGGCAAACCTTTTTCAATAATTGCAGCGCAAGTAGCCTGATAGTCATATTCTACTTCTCGCAATGTTACCTGTTGCGCGTCAACATCGTAAATCACGTAGGTAGCATTGGGTCTTCCGTGGCGCGGTTCTCCTACAGAACCAACATTTACAATCCGCTTTAAAGGAGCATTGAAACTTAAATTTTTGTCTCCTTCAATGCTCGGCCCGCTGACTCGAACTTGCATATTTCCAGCATCTAAAGTGCGAACGTAGGGTACATGAGTGTGACCACAAAACAGCACGTCAGCACCCGCCGAGAATACCCGCTCTAAGGCAGAAAAAGCATCCATTGTCGGCAGTAAATATTCATGATTGCTGTGAGGGCTGCCGTGAACAAAACACATATTGTCTTCTCGCAAA
Above is a genomic segment from Microcoleus sp. bin38.metabat.b11b12b14.051 containing:
- a CDS encoding metallophosphoesterase family protein translates to MKIAVISCIHGNYEALNAVLSDIDEQQADKIFCLGDLVGYGPNPHAVVQMIRSLDIPTCIGCWDEDIVEGLNSCECSYPSALAEKRGKLAHEWTNNQIFPETREYLATLPHSLREDNMCFVHGSPHSNHEYLLPTMDAFSALERVFSAGADVLFCGHTHVPYVRTLDAGNMQVRVSGPSIEGDKNLSFNAPLKRIVNVGSVGEPRHGRPNATYVIYDVDAQQVTLREVEYDYQATCAAIIEKGLPPIFAWRLARGLEYAERADDPTHVCER